The genomic interval CGAGCATTTGGAAGTCCACGTTACCGAGCCTGGTCGACTCTACGAGTTGCTCGACGATGCAGAAGCCGCGCTCCGGCAAATAGCCAGGCCCCAATGCTATGCCGGCATTCTGGTCACCCGCCATGATCCCAGCCGCTACAGCCTCGCACTCAGCGACACCGTTCCCTATGGGGAGACCCGCGAGCAGATACTCTCGTGACCGTCGGTCGACTGCCGCACTGCCTTGTCGAAAGTTAGAAGCAACCATGTCAGTTACTTACGTTGATTCAAGTGTGAGGTCCGGGCATAAGCCAGGCCGTAACCCGTTGAGGGATCCGCGTGACCGTCGTTTGAATCGGATTGCCGGTCCGTCGTCGTTGGTGCTCTTCGGGGTGACCGGCGATCTTGCCCGTAAGAAGCTCATGCCGGCCGTGTATGACCTGGCGAACCGGGGGTTGTTGCCGCCGAGTTTCGCGTTGGTGGGTTTCGGTCGGCGGCCGTGGTCGGATGCGGAGTTCGCGGCCGAGGTGAAGGCCTCGGTGAAGGCGTACTCGCGGACACCGTTTGATGAGGCGGTGTGGAACCAGCTGTCTGAGGGTATCCGTTTTGTCCGGGGCGAGTTCGACGACGATGATTCGTTTGAGCGGTTGGGTGACACGATCGCGGGGCTCGATGAGGTCCGTGGAACGCGGGGGAATCATGCGTTCTACCTTTCGATTCCGCCGAAGGCGTTTGAGCAGGTCTGCCGGCAGCTTTCCAAGCATGGGCTGGCGCAGGCTGAGGGTGAGAAGTGGCGGCGGGTGGTGATCGAGAAGCCGTTCGGTCATGATCTGGAGTCGGCCCGGGCGCTGAACGAGATTGTGGAGTCGGTGTTCCCGCCGGATGCGGTGTTCCGGATCGATCATTACCTGGGTAAGGAGACGGTGCAGAACATCCTGGCGTTGCGGTTTGCGAACCAGTTGTTTGAGCCGTTGTGGAACGCGAATTATGTGGATCATGTCCAGATCACGATGGCCGAGGACATCGGCACGGGCGGCCGGGCAGGGTATTACGACGGTGTGGGTGCTGCCCGGGACGTGATCCAGAACCATCTGCTGCAGTTGCTGGCGTTGACCGCGATGGAGGAGCCGATTTCCTTCAACGCCGATGATCTGCGGGCGGAGAAGGAAAAGGTCCTCGCCGCGGTGAAGCTCCCGGAGGATTTGTCGACGCATTCGGCGCGGGGGCAGTTCGCGGGCGGCTGGCAGGGCGGGGAACAGGTCCAGGGCTACCTGGAGGAAGAGGGTATCCCGGCGGATTCTTCGACGGAGACGTTCGCGGCGATCCGGGTGGATATCCATACCCGGCGCTGGGCCGGTGTGCCGTTCTACCTGCGCGCTGGCAAGCGGCTGGGCCGTCGGGTGACTGAGATCGCGGTGGTGTTCAAGCGCGCCCCGAACCTGTTGTTCCGTGACCATGGTGAGGATGACTTCGGCCAGAACGCCGTGGTGATCCGGGTCCAGCCCGATGAGGGTGCGACGATCCGGTTCGGGTCCAAGGTCCCGGGCACGCAGATGGAAGTCCGGGACGTGACGATGGACTTCGGCTACGGGCATTCCTTTACCGAGTCCAGCCCCGAAGCGTACGAACGGCTGATCCTCGATGTGCTTTTGGGCGAGCCGCCGCTGTTCCCGCGGCACGCGGAGGTGGAGTTGTCCTGGAAGATCCTGGACCCCTTTGAAGACTACTGGGCCGGGCTCAAAGAACAGCCGGAGCCGTATGCTCCGGGGTCCTGGGGCCCTGCCTCGGCCGATGAGCTGCTGGCCCGTGACGGACGAACCTGGAGAAGGCCATGATTGTAGATTTGCCGGACACCACCACCTCGAAGATCTCCAAGAAGATCATGGCCCTGCGTGAGCAGGGCGGGGTGATCGCACTCGGCCGGGTCCTGACCCTCGTGGTCGTGACCCGGTCCGGGCTCGAGGAAGAAGCGATCGAGGCCGCGAACGAGGCCAGCCGCGAACACCCTTGCCGGATCATCGTCCTCGCCGACGCCGGCTCTGAGGCTCCGAACCGGCTCGACGCGCAGATCCGGGTCGGCGGTGACGCCGGCGCGTCCGAGGTCATTGTGCTCCGCGGCTACGGCGAACTCGCCCACGAAAGCGAATCCCTGGTCGCGGCGCTGCTCCTCCCGGACGCCCCGATCGTGGCCTGGTGGCCGCACGGGGCACCGGAGAACGCCTGCGAAACCTCCGTGGGCCGGATCGCGCACCGCCGGATCACCGATTCCGCGAACGAAACTGACCCTCAAATGGCGTTGGAGAACATCCGGGCGACCTACAAGGCCGGGGACACCGACCTCGCGTGGACCCGGCTGACGAACTGGCGGATCCAGCTCGCGGCGGTCCTGGACCAGGTGGACTCCTCGCCCGTGACCGCCGTGGCCGTCGAAGGCGCCTCCGACTCCCCGTCCACGATCCTGCTCGCGGCCTGGCTGACCCTGGCCCTGGACGCGCCCGTGACGATTGTCGCGGACCCCGCCGGGACCGGCATCCGTCGGGTCCGCCTCACCCGCCACACCGGCGACGTGCAGCTCTTCCGCCCCGGACTGTCCGTCGCTGAACTTACCCAGCCCGGACAGCCCGCCCAACGCATCTCCCTGCCACGCCGCAGCCTCAAAGACTGCCTCGCCGAAGAACTCCGCCGCCTCGACCCCGACGAAGTCTTCGGCGAAACCGTTCGCAGCCTTGGTACTTTCAGACTGCATCAAGCCAGCAGCGTGACATTCACCTGCAGCGGGGAGCCAGAACGTAACCGGGATCGCTTGTCACTGATCGCCGTCTAAGGGGACCTCGACTCACCGGATCCGCCCGGATCCAGGAAAGGAACACAAAATAATGGTTCACAAAGTCAAAGCGGTCATCGCCAGGGAGAAGAATGCCCCTGTTTCGGTGGAGACTATCCTGGTCCCGGATCCGGGGCCGGGGGAGGCGCTGGTAGACATTCTCACCTGCGGGGTCTGCCACACCGACCTGCACTACAAGCAGGGCGGCATCGGCGACGAGTTCCCCTACCTGCTGGGCCACGAGGCCACGGGTGTGGTCAGCGCCGTCGGTTCCGGCGTCACCGAGGTGGCTCCCGGCGACCGCGTGATCCTGAACTGGCGTGCCGTGTGCGGCGAATGCCGTGCGTGTGCCAAGGGCCAGCCGCAGTACTGTTTCAACACTCGCAACGCGACGCAGAAGATGACGCTCGAGGACGGCACAGAGCTTTCTCCCGCGCTGGGCATCGGCGCCTTCGCGGAAAAGACCCTGGTAGCCGCCGGGCAGTGCACCAAAGTGGATGACGACGCCGATGCCGCCGCCGTCGGGCTGCTCGGCTGCGGCGTGATGGCCGGCATCGGTGCCGCCATTAACACGGGCGAGGTCAAGCGCGGCGAATCCGTGGCCGTGATCGGCTGCGGCGGCGTGGGCATCGCAGCGATCGCCGGCGCAAGGCTGGCCGGAGCCACCACCATCATCGCGGTGGACATCGACGCCAACAAGGTGGAGATGGCCAAGACCCTGGGGGCCACCCACGGCGTGGATTCCAGCAAGGACGATCCCATCGAGGCCATCCGGGCCCTCACCGGAGGTAACGGAGCGGACGTGGTGATTGACGCCGTCGGACGTCCCGAAACGTTCAAGCAGGCGTTTTACGCCCGCGACCTCGCCGGCCGGGTGGTGCTGGTGGGTGTCCCGACGCCGGACATGAAGCTTGAGCTGCCCCTGCTGGACGTCTTTGGCCGGGGCGGCTCGCTGAAGTCCTCCTGGTACGGGGATTGCCTGCCCTCCCGTGATTTCCCCATGCTCGTGGCGCAGTACAAGCAGGGCAACCTTGATCTGGACGCCTTCGTCACCGAGCGGATCACCATCGATCAGGTGGAGGAAGCCTTCGCCAAGATGCACGAGGGCAAGGTCCTGCGCTCGGTTGTTGAAGTAAAGACACTGAAGGAGTTCTCATGACAGTCACCATCGAAAACCTGGTCACCTCGGGCACTTTTTCGCTCGACGGCGGCACTTGGGACGTGGACAACAACGTCTGGATCGTGGGTAACGATGATGAGTGTGTGATCATCGATTCCCCGCACGATGCGGCAGCGATCATCAACCAGGTCCGTGGCCGGAAGGTCCTGGCCATCCTGCTGACCCACGCGCACAATGACCACATCGGCGCGGCGCGGGAGGTCGCGGCTGCTGTGGGCGCCCCGATCGTCCTGAACCCGGAGGACCTGGTCCTCTGGAAGCAGGTCTACCCTGATACGGAACCGGACCGGTACCACGGGGAAGGCGACGTGTTCGAGGTGGGCGGCACCGCGCTGTTGGCCATCCACACCCCGGGCCATTCCCCGGGCTCCACCTGCTTCTACCTCGAAAGTGAGGGAACGGTCTTCACCGGCGACACCCTCTTTAACGGTGGACCGGGAGCGACGGGACGCTCCTACAGCGACTACCCCACCATCCTGACCTCCATCCGGGAACGGCTGCTCACCCTCCCGCCGGAGACCGTGGTCCGTACCGGCCACGGCGACAACACGACTATTGGTGCGGAACGGGAAACGCTGGCTAAGGTTTCCCAATAGAGCAGGGTCTTTAACAGCAGGATCCCGTTGAGGCGCGCCAGGACAGCTGGCGCGCCTCACGGGCGTTTTGAACAAGAACGGCGTGAGCCGCAAAGGAAGTTGGAACAATGAAGTTCGGCAAGCAGCCCGCCCCCGTCGCGGACATCAACGAGGACAACCTCGAAGTCCACAAGCCCAAAACGGAAGCGGCCGGAGTCAAGGCCGTCATGGTGGCCCTCGAGCGCGCGGTGGCCCAGGCCGGGGTGACCCGCACGGCGCAGTCCCTGCTGCGGCTGAACCAACAGGGCGGCTTCGACTGCCCCGGCTGTGCCTGGCCGGAATCGGCCACGAAGCGCAAAGCGGCCGAGTTCTGCGAGAACGGGGTCAAAGCGGTGGCCGAGGAGAACACCCTCCGCACGGTCGGGGCCGAGTTCTGGGCCCGGCACTCCATCGCCGAACTCTCCGGGAAAACGGAGTACTGGCTAGGCAACCAGGGCCGGCTGAGCGAACCGGTAGTGATCCGCGAGGGCGACACGCATTACTCGCCGATCTCCTGGGCCGAAGCCTTCGAGCTGATCGGCGAACACATCCGGGCCTCCACCCCGGACCGGTCCGTCTTCTACACTTCGGGCCGCACCGCCAACGAAACCGCGTTTATGTATCAGCTGTTCGCGCGGGCCTTGGGCACCAACAACCTGCCCGACTGTTCCAACATGTGCCACGAGTCCTCAGGCTCGGCGCTGAACCCGACCATCGGCATCGGCAAGGGCACCGTGTCCCTGGAGGACATCCACGACTCCGAACTCATCTTTGTGGTCGGGCAGAACCCCGGCACCAACCATCCCCGGATGCTGTCAGCCCTGAAGGAATGCAAGGACAAGGGCGGCAAGGTGGTAGCCGTCAACCCGCTGCCGGAAGCCGGGCTGTTCAACTTCAAGGATCCGCAGACCGTTTCCGGTGTTGTGGGCGGCGGCACGCCGCTCGCCGACGAGTACCTGCAGATCAAGGTCGGCGGTGACTTGGCACTGTTCCAGGCACTCGGCCACCTGCTTCTGGCGGAGGAAGAGCGCAACCCGGGCACCGTCGTCGACCGGTCCTTTATTGACGCACAAACCGACGGGTTCGACGCTTACAGCGACGCCCGCCAGGAACTGGACTGGGCGGAAACCGAGAAGGCCACCGGCCTATCCCGCGAACAAATTGAGACCGTGGCTGGGATGCTGATCCGGTCCAAGGCCACCATCTTCTGCTGGGCCCTCGGCGTGACGCAGCAGCCGCACTCCGTGGACACCATCAAGGAAATGGTCAACGTCTTGCTCCTGCAGGGCAACTTCGGCAAGACAGGCGCCGGGGCCTGCCCGGTCCGCGGGCACTCCAACGTCCAGGGCGACCGGACCATGGGCATCTGGGAAAAGCCCAAGGAATGGCTCCTCGAAGCACTTGACAAAGAGTTCGCGATCGAGTCCCCGCGGCACCACGGCCACGATGCCGTGGAAGCCATGGAGGCGTTTGAGCGCGACGAGGTGGACGTTTTTGTGTCCATGGGCGGCAACTTCTCCCTCGCCTGCTCGGACACAGAAACCTTGGAGGCGGGCATGCAACGGATCGGCCTGACTGTCCACATCTCCACCAAGCCCAACCGGTCCCACGTGGTGCACGGCCGCACGTCCCTGATCCTGCCCACACTGGGCCGGACGGACAAAGATGACAAGCACCCCAAGGGTGCGCAGTTCCTGTCCGTGGAGGACTCCATGTCCGTGGTCCACTCCACCCAGGGCAGACTCCAGTCGGTCTCCGATCACCTGCTCGCCGAACCCGTCATCGTGGCGCGAATGGCAGAGGCGACCTTCGGGCCGGATCACCACGTGGACTGGAAGGGGATGGCCGAGGACTATGACGTGGTCCGTGACCACATCTCCCGCGTTTTGCCCGGCTTCGAGGATTTCAATGCCAGGGTCCGGACCAAAAACGGCTTTGTGCTGCCCAACCCGCCGCGCGACACCCGGTCCTTTAAGACGGACATCGGCCGGGGCCGCTTTACTGTCAGCCCGCTCGAGTACCTGTCTCCGCCCCACGGCCATCTGGTCCTCCAGACCATCCGCAGCCACGACCAGTACAACACCACGTTCTACGGCCTGGATGACCGGTACCGGGGGATCTCGGGCGGGCGCCGGGTGATTCTGGTGCACCCTGAAGACCTGGCAGAACTGGGTTTCCAGGACCGGGACCTCGTGGACGTGGTCAGCACCTTCCGTGGGCACGACCGGCAGGCGTACAAGTTCCGACTGGTGGCCTACCCGACGGCGAAGGGCTGCGCGGCGGCATACTTCCCCGAGGCCAACGCCCTGGTTCATAAAGAGAACGTGGCGCGGGAATCCAACACCCCCGGTTTCAAGGCCATGTTCGTCCGGTTTGTGCCGCACGTGGCGGAGCCGGAAGCCGCCGAGGAGTCCGCTTCGCTGGCGGCTGCCACTGCCAGCTGATCACACAGCATAGCGGCCCCGTCTCCGATGGGAGTCGGGGCCGTCCTCCTTGCGTTAGCCGGTCAGCGGGGTTTACACCGTCACCGGAGTCCGTGGCTGTGTGCCAGAGCGATGGCCTCGGTGCGTGAGCCGACGTCGAGCTTCTTGAACAGGTTTCGCACGTGGAACTTGACCGTATTCTCGCTGATGCCCAGCTTTGAGGCGATGGTCCTGTTGCGGTGTCCGGCGACAAGGTGCTGGAGCACCTCGAGTTCCCGGGCGGCAAGGTCCCATCCGGCGACATCCCCGGACGGGCGTGTCGGCAGGTCCAAGGGGAGCGTGACGAAGACGTCTGCACCCCAGCCCGGCATGACGTCGATCCGCAGCTGTCCGGTGAGCGCCTGGACCCGGCGGTCCAGGCGGGCGATGCTCGGCGCGTCGGCGGCGAGTGCACCGCGGCCGTCGTCGCGTACGTTGATCAGCAGGTTTTCGCCATCGCAGTCCCACTGCGTCCGTACCCTGCTGACGTCCGGCTGTTCCGTCATGGCCAGCACAAGTCCGCGGACAATGGCCCGTGCCGCGTGGGCAACTTCGCCGGGCAGCGCCCTTCCATTCAGCGGCGGTTCGATAAATTCGATCTCGATGCCGCTGTAGCGTGTG from Pseudarthrobacter sp. SSS035 carries:
- a CDS encoding FdhF/YdeP family oxidoreductase; this translates as MKFGKQPAPVADINEDNLEVHKPKTEAAGVKAVMVALERAVAQAGVTRTAQSLLRLNQQGGFDCPGCAWPESATKRKAAEFCENGVKAVAEENTLRTVGAEFWARHSIAELSGKTEYWLGNQGRLSEPVVIREGDTHYSPISWAEAFELIGEHIRASTPDRSVFYTSGRTANETAFMYQLFARALGTNNLPDCSNMCHESSGSALNPTIGIGKGTVSLEDIHDSELIFVVGQNPGTNHPRMLSALKECKDKGGKVVAVNPLPEAGLFNFKDPQTVSGVVGGGTPLADEYLQIKVGGDLALFQALGHLLLAEEERNPGTVVDRSFIDAQTDGFDAYSDARQELDWAETEKATGLSREQIETVAGMLIRSKATIFCWALGVTQQPHSVDTIKEMVNVLLLQGNFGKTGAGACPVRGHSNVQGDRTMGIWEKPKEWLLEALDKEFAIESPRHHGHDAVEAMEAFERDEVDVFVSMGGNFSLACSDTETLEAGMQRIGLTVHISTKPNRSHVVHGRTSLILPTLGRTDKDDKHPKGAQFLSVEDSMSVVHSTQGRLQSVSDHLLAEPVIVARMAEATFGPDHHVDWKGMAEDYDVVRDHISRVLPGFEDFNARVRTKNGFVLPNPPRDTRSFKTDIGRGRFTVSPLEYLSPPHGHLVLQTIRSHDQYNTTFYGLDDRYRGISGGRRVILVHPEDLAELGFQDRDLVDVVSTFRGHDRQAYKFRLVAYPTAKGCAAAYFPEANALVHKENVARESNTPGFKAMFVRFVPHVAEPEAAEESASLAAATAS
- a CDS encoding MBL fold metallo-hydrolase; this translates as MTVTIENLVTSGTFSLDGGTWDVDNNVWIVGNDDECVIIDSPHDAAAIINQVRGRKVLAILLTHAHNDHIGAAREVAAAVGAPIVLNPEDLVLWKQVYPDTEPDRYHGEGDVFEVGGTALLAIHTPGHSPGSTCFYLESEGTVFTGDTLFNGGPGATGRSYSDYPTILTSIRERLLTLPPETVVRTGHGDNTTIGAERETLAKVSQ
- a CDS encoding S-(hydroxymethyl)mycothiol dehydrogenase, coding for MVHKVKAVIAREKNAPVSVETILVPDPGPGEALVDILTCGVCHTDLHYKQGGIGDEFPYLLGHEATGVVSAVGSGVTEVAPGDRVILNWRAVCGECRACAKGQPQYCFNTRNATQKMTLEDGTELSPALGIGAFAEKTLVAAGQCTKVDDDADAAAVGLLGCGVMAGIGAAINTGEVKRGESVAVIGCGGVGIAAIAGARLAGATTIIAVDIDANKVEMAKTLGATHGVDSSKDDPIEAIRALTGGNGADVVIDAVGRPETFKQAFYARDLAGRVVLVGVPTPDMKLELPLLDVFGRGGSLKSSWYGDCLPSRDFPMLVAQYKQGNLDLDAFVTERITIDQVEEAFAKMHEGKVLRSVVEVKTLKEFS
- the zwf gene encoding glucose-6-phosphate dehydrogenase encodes the protein MSVTYVDSSVRSGHKPGRNPLRDPRDRRLNRIAGPSSLVLFGVTGDLARKKLMPAVYDLANRGLLPPSFALVGFGRRPWSDAEFAAEVKASVKAYSRTPFDEAVWNQLSEGIRFVRGEFDDDDSFERLGDTIAGLDEVRGTRGNHAFYLSIPPKAFEQVCRQLSKHGLAQAEGEKWRRVVIEKPFGHDLESARALNEIVESVFPPDAVFRIDHYLGKETVQNILALRFANQLFEPLWNANYVDHVQITMAEDIGTGGRAGYYDGVGAARDVIQNHLLQLLALTAMEEPISFNADDLRAEKEKVLAAVKLPEDLSTHSARGQFAGGWQGGEQVQGYLEEEGIPADSSTETFAAIRVDIHTRRWAGVPFYLRAGKRLGRRVTEIAVVFKRAPNLLFRDHGEDDFGQNAVVIRVQPDEGATIRFGSKVPGTQMEVRDVTMDFGYGHSFTESSPEAYERLILDVLLGEPPLFPRHAEVELSWKILDPFEDYWAGLKEQPEPYAPGSWGPASADELLARDGRTWRRP
- a CDS encoding glucose-6-phosphate dehydrogenase assembly protein OpcA: MIVDLPDTTTSKISKKIMALREQGGVIALGRVLTLVVVTRSGLEEEAIEAANEASREHPCRIIVLADAGSEAPNRLDAQIRVGGDAGASEVIVLRGYGELAHESESLVAALLLPDAPIVAWWPHGAPENACETSVGRIAHRRITDSANETDPQMALENIRATYKAGDTDLAWTRLTNWRIQLAAVLDQVDSSPVTAVAVEGASDSPSTILLAAWLTLALDAPVTIVADPAGTGIRRVRLTRHTGDVQLFRPGLSVAELTQPGQPAQRISLPRRSLKDCLAEELRRLDPDEVFGETVRSLGTFRLHQASSVTFTCSGEPERNRDRLSLIAV